GTGAACATAGTGCTTTTGGACTCCACTAATTTGAATTAATTATTTTGTTGGGGGAGCCCCGTGAATCTCTCGTTTCTACATATTTACTTCCATTTGATTTTTTTGAAATGGAAGATGTCTAATGATCTTTTGTCTTCCCTTGACTTAACTATCTAGGGCAGGCTGCCCAATCCGAGCCTTTGCATGGCACCCCCACACCAGCAAGTTTGCAGTGGCCCTGTTGAATGACAACATTCATGTTTACAATGCAAATAGGTACGCTTTGGATCTAAGCTGAAGCACCTGTGTTCAGCAAGGctaagttatttttttttttccaaacaggaAACTTTTAACAAAGCACATTGAGGATGGGGTGGGAAGGTGTTTGGGCTTCCATTAACTATCATGGCAACATGTCAGAGGTTATGGGATTATAATCCAAATTGTCTGTAGGCATTGGGTTGTTTCCGTTTAGAACGTAAATGTAACACCAACCCTCACtattcttcatttttaaatctctGGTTGGATAAATGGCAATAGCAGTCAGGATGTTTCCTCTTCTTTGCAGAATGACTGTTGACTTATCACTATGCCATATTaatatccataattttggctccctAACTTGCCATTAAATGAGTCAACTTACACACaaagtatatactgtatatgtccTATTTCTCCCAGCCTGGGACCTAAGACATTCTACTTTATACAGGGATTTGTTATGACTTATTTTTGAAATTTGCAACCTGGGTTTGGTTGCTTCAGTTCTCTGGATAGCTGAACACAACCTGTTTTTGTTGAGTGGTTCCAAGTGTTCAAATATTCTACCAGAAATAAATCCACTCCTTCTGTCCAGaattttgcaaaaacaaaaaagaactgTTGCATTTTCTTTGGTTCAATTACTTAGCACAAGCCAGGGTCTTAAGTAGTTGCCATTGTGTTACTTATTTGAATGAAGAAAGATTGGAGGTTAGATCCAATGTGGTTTATGGCTAAGATCTTAGACTTGGCTAGAAGAAATCCAGCTTCAGAAGCACTGATCATGAAAAAGATAGACGtgagccaatcagaggcctggcaCATAAGTAGGAAAATATATAGAAAAGACAAAGTCTTTGGGTGTTGAAAATGATGGTTTTATTCTTACAATTAGTTCAACGCATTTCAGCCTATAAATTTTTAATGGCCTTCTTCTTTATCTTTTAACTACCCATGAGTTAGGCTATTAAATTGCTAATTGCAAATCTTGTTAATTGCAAGAATAAAAGCATTTTTTGCCCAAAATCTGaagatttttgtgtttttttaacatCCCCTTTATTGGATGTTACCAgttgtctttattttattttattttatttgttgctaAGTGGCCAGTTTTTTCTCTGATCCAGCTTTCTGGTGCTCTGTGGGGAGCTTTTTGCCTTTTGTTATTTCTTGTGTTTACatcttttcctgctttttgttCTCCAGCGCCACAGTGCCAACCTTGAAACATCGCTTGCAAAGGAACGTGGCATCAATGGCGTGGAAGCCACTGTGTGCATCTATCCTTGCGGTGGCGTGCGAGAGCTGTGTGCTGATTTGGCATCTTGATCCCACTTCTCTTTCTACCAGGTAACTAGCTAGTTGAGTCCTGCTTGCTCATTGACCAATAAGCACAGTTTCTGTTTAGTGTCCAAGTTTGTGCTCTAGAGAAACATATGCCAGATTTCAGATGTATTATATGGGGAAGGATTCTTCTTTGATTTGAATAAATTATACACTTTGATTTGAATAAATTATGGAAGTCTTAACACTCAGCTTCTGCTATCCACCAGGAAAACATGTTGCACTGCACTTTCTTGCAGTTGCTGATTTTCTCTAGTTGTGTATGCTTGTTGATTTTTGCATCTTTTTTCTGAGTTTGGGATTCAAGGTGATATATATCAGTTGAAATAACTATACAGTCAGTCCTTCTCATTTGTTGAGGTTAGGGGTGCAGGAACCagacaaaagtgaaaaaaaatgtgaataaaaaaaCCTGacatctctctgggaatctctaggttctcaagTGATTCTGTGGTCACCATCCTCTGTCAGTTGACCTTAAAGAGTGCTGGAAGAcctaagatgcatctacactgttcaaCGAATGTGGTTTCaaaccactttaactcccatggctcaatgctatggagttataatttggtgaggcatcagcagtaTTTGTCAGAGAAagttaaaaaccttgtaaaactgcatctctgatgagtcaaactgcaataattccacaatgtaggtgCATTCATAGAGATTCCTgtagagaccatattaatcaaatttgtgaataatgCACAAAACTCAAATTTGTAAATGTGAAGTCTGAACAACAGTTAAAAATTAACAGCACACAAATGTTACAAAGCAATGATATCATTATAAATTTGGAAGCATGTATGGCAAAAGCTTATCACCTTATACCAGCCCTGTGTTGTCTGCAAAAAGAGTTCTCAATGACTGCTGGAAGGAAATGGTCTTCACCTGCCTGTGGAAAGAGAATTAAGAAGATGCCAGCCTCCCCTCTCTGGAAAGGGATTTCAGTATCTGGGGCAAGCTacattggtgcatctacactgtagaattactgcagtttgacgccatggctcagtgctatggaatcctggaagttgtggtttggtgTGGAGAGgcctcaaggccttgtaaaattacaacttccattattcaATAGCAGTGAGCTATGCCAGCCACAGTggcataaaactgcattaatactacactGTAGCTGTATTCCTGTTCTGTCCTCCCATGAAATATAGCTGTAAAGCTGTGGTACAGCTAGAAGGACCTCCCTAGAAGACCTCGAAACATTGGTTGAATGCATATGTTGAAAGATGACATTCCCAGGGTGCCCTGTGCAGCATGTGCCATCTGGAGTGGACAAAACAGACCAAGCCTTgtgtcgtgacccacagaacacagaaagtcttaaacagcagttgagGTGCAAACTAAAGGTATTTTAATGTAAAACAAACTTAATATGGCACTTAAaagtcagtgcaaacagttcaaGGAGCgttatcaaacaggaacacaaaacgctagataagcaggcttgagTTGAGCCAAAAAATAACAGAAGATACGTTGAGCAagaagcaaaatacaaaacaaacagtctttagacgtTGCAAGGCATGAAGTTGAATCCAGGAATACAAACGCGTAGTCAATCAGTCCAGATGGTCAAGAAGCCAGAAGTACACTCACGAACGAAGGTTCCAAGGTCCGAAGCACGGCAGGGAAGCAGGATACTGGAATCCAAAACAAGGTTAACGGCAGACAAGAACACCCAAACAACGCTTTGTCGTCTGCAAAGGAGTAAGTCCCAGAGTGCTtattttattcactatcagaagaatgagattcattgctcgcatctgattctgctcccgcagctgaagcatctataccacgccaagcctgccacctttgatctagtgcctgatcctgccagtcagtactctcattcccattatcTCTAAAACCTTCAAAGTCATCGCTTGATGTTGCTTCATTACAAATGTCTCTGATGTTCTGAACTAAGGTCCAGTCCACagcctcctccatctcatcctcactgtcactggagttatctgctgtgtccCTAAGTCTCTTGGACatagtgtcactctcactgccagagtcactagccactctcttcatTCCCCTGTAATCTACTTGCaaagcctcctctggcctgaacCCTGCGAAGCTTTCTTCATCAGAGGAAGCCAGAAAGATGTCTCGAATAcgtttcagctggcgctgattctcctctgATTCTGcctcacttcttcttcttcttctactatcAGTAGTAGGTAAGGACTCAGAAAGCTGACTCACAACACCTTGCCTTAAGGGCTTGTGCACCTAACATTTCTCCTGCTTCTGGAGGAGCATGATACTatttcctgtctcttgtccttgtaggccttcttctggcTGTGCTCAGGTCCTTAGTCACCATGGTCATAGTCCCGTTACCAGTTTGGCTTGGGCACCCAGTGGAGGATTGCTCCTTTCAGCTTCACCTGTTGATACTGCCATGCTTGTGAGTATAATGCAAATTGCATCACCTTTCTGTTATGATGGGGCTGCCATAAGGGGATGGACCTTTAGTGACCTTTAGAGGGCGACATATTCCCTATCTCTGCTGGCATAATTGCCGttgttgtggtgctggaggataACATAAAAACAGTGGAAGGCAATATTGATATATAATTATTGCCTGTTGCCAAAGCTGTGATCATGGGTTTGCCTCTTGAGAGTGAAAGGAGTGAGAACTCATTTTCTAAGCACCCTTTACATTACTTTCTTCCCAGTAGAATAGGGACCATTGTCAGAGTGTGGTGTGGCTTATTACTGTTTCTCAGCAAAGCCTTGAAAGATTACCCTTTGGGAAACTAGATCCCATAATTCTTTTAAAAGCTCTGATTTTGTGTTGCCTATTGAAGAAGATTCTGGAAAGACACGGTGCTTGCCTTCCTAAACAACTTTCTCCTTTATCTTGTTTGTGACAGGTGTGGGACGTATCTACAGAAAACTGTATCCAGTTGCAATGGTTCGGTGGCGGTGGGGTCACTTACCTTGCTTGGTCTCCTGATGGCAGCAAAGTTCTGGCAGCAACACCTTCAGCTGTCTTTAGGTAAATACGGGGCCCATCAAAGTCGATAGTTCACATTCAAACCTCCCAGATATTTGTTACTTAGCTTTTTTGAGGGAAGGTTCATACAGAGAAGCATTCATTACTGCAGTTCCATAGAATCAGTTGTTCCCAAAGCTAATTTGTTTTCTTCTACCAATTTGTGCATTTTTTTGCAGAGTGTGGGAAGTTCAAATGTGGACTTGTGAGAAGTGGCCAACCATCAAAGGCCCCTGTCGGGTATGTGTGGGGGCAGGATGGGGGAAAGATTTTGTGAAGTAGGCAGATAATAGAATACCCTAAATGTTCACTAAACTAGACCTGAAAccctatcatagaatcacactggaggacctagataggCTCACAAAcactcttttttttgggggggggtgtctttttgAAGCATGGGTACATGAAACCATTGCTAACGAATCAGTGGATATGAGAGTCATACTGTATTTTAGTGCTTTCTAAAGACAACTTTGATGCTGTTTTAGCCCACCCTGTTAGATGTAATCACAGTGAGTTACTTTGAGTAAATCGagtaaacagagcctggatggccatttgtgcatggcaaggggttggactagatagcccatgtggtctcttccaactttattattctgtgattctatgttcgTGCTTGGAAAAAATGTCTAGAAGTTGGTAACTGTTTGCCCAACAAAGACCAACTCACTGGGGATGGGGATGGTGTATTGTTTTCTGAAGTAAAGGCCATGGCTttgctttttggggggaaaaaatcacaTAGGTATCTGAGGATTGACCCACCGTTTATTCTAGGAACTCTTTTCCAAATCTAACATTTGGAAAACGTTGACTAATCCTAACAATTATTTCTCATCCTAACAATTATTTTCATGAATTGTCTGTCCCTTCACTGGTTCTCATTTGTCACTCTGTGATCATTTCTTCCAAGCCCACACGTGTCCTGGTGAGGTCCCCAAGCCAGCCGCAACTGGCTTTGCCTAAACTGCATTTTTGGTATATATTCCTCTCTTCCTCAGACTGGCTGCTGGAGTCCGGATGGCAGTCGTTTACTCTTCACAGTCGAAGGTGAATCAGTGATATATACCTTGTCTTTCTTGGAATATAGTGGTGAGTATACAAAGCATGGATTACATAcccaacaaaaaaaatccttaatGTCTTGATTTCTAGGCCTgtccctggggttatttggaactttgattcagaaaattgccttggataaactgcatcagctctagtttcttagatatggttgtcATGATTCTTTATGGGTGAGCAAATGGCAACTGatagatggcatatattctgaatctcaaaaactagagctcatAGGGGGAAACTGTTGCTATTTTTGCAATCAGTAGGTCAAATATATCTAGAAACAGATCTAACATTTGAGGTAACAAAATTTGTGTTGGCCAATGTTAGTGGTCAGGCTGATTGTGCAGAACTGGCTTTGAACACAGTTCTCactgatttcttttttatttttgattaTCCGATTCTATCTGTTCAGTCTCCAGGGGATGCTCTTGAAACTTTGAGAAATATTTTATAATACCAACAATTGAGTAAGTGAGTGGTACTGTGCTCAACGGGTTTGCTACTGGTCTGTGGATTGGCTTTAGTGCCCAAAATAGCACATACTCTATAACACCTATTTGCATAGATTGAATCTTATGCACTTGTTCAAGATAAAACATTACAAAAACAAGCACATGGACATAAATCAGCACTCACTTTTGAATCACCAGTTATTGAATTGTAAAACGGAATTCCACACAGGTTATTATATCCACCAAAGAACAAGTCGATATCAGGATGGTTGCTGGATCGCAAATGAGGGAAAGACAGTTCTCTACCAAAGACCCTCAAGAGCCACTGCCGATCAGAGGATGCATGATTGGGATGTAGGAACAAGGAGCCTGAGTTGTATAATGCAACTTCCTGTATACTTCTTCCACTTATCACTTTGTTGCCCTAGAGTTGTCTTTCCCTTGTATGTTTCAGGTGAACAGAAAGTACAGGTTGGTGGGTCAAAAACGGCATCCATTGTGGCAGACCTTTCAGAGACCACCTTCGAGACTCTCTATGGGGAGGAGAGGTGAGAGAAGGGGAGTACATAAGGCATATCCTCTGGGTGTTACATAATTTAATGTTACTGGAGCAGGATTCTAGGTCTCAGGGATGCACAGGCAGGCTTGAAAACCTTTGATACAAGTTTGTTGAAATTACATGGAGTGAAACTCAAGTCTTCCTGAGCAACATTTTGAATTAACTTCAGGTGCTTTATAAACCTTCACTAGAGTTAGgtgagagatttctagagaagtgATCCCTCTAGCAATCTCTGGATCCTCTACCACAAttctccagcagaagttgaccataaggtcacactggagaacctagaaattcttagggcatattaatcaaatcagtgagtaatgaaatctgcaaaagttaaaccagtAAATGTGAGTCATTGTATTATTCTCAGATGTTCctttgtttgcttattttatCAAAACACTAATTCTGCTAGCTACATGGAGAAGCAAAAGTGTATATAAAAAAGTTAAAGAGAAGCAAAAGtgtatataaaaaggtaaaggtttcccctcatattaggtctagtcatgtccgactctgtggggggtggggggggggggtggagctcatctccatttctaagctgaatagccagtgttgtccgtagactcctccaaggtcatgtggccagcatgactgcttggaacgctgttaccttcccgcagaagcggtacgtattgatttactcacatttgcttgttttcaaactattaggttggcagaagctgggcctaagtgggagctccccctgctcccccGATTTGAGCCAaccttttcagtcagcaagtttatcagctcagcgatttaacatgctgtgctaccgggggctccaaaagtGTATATACTTTTCTCCTACTCTCAGCTGGAAATCCATTCCCAGGGTCCACCTCTCTTGTTTGGTTTTGGCAGGCATTGTCTATGTGCTTCTAGACTAGAGGTGCCAAACTAATTTTCATCAAAGGCCACATTTTTTAACTTAGCAATTGGTGGTCTTAAGTGTTCactcagtttgggtccccagatgttactgaacgaTAATGTCCATTTTAATTATCTGTCATGCAGTCTGGGGCTggtgggaattgcagcccaacagcACTGGTGGATCTGAGGCTGAGGAAAGGTAAATGGACATTATAACGTCAgacatatccacaagccttgtatccaaATTTAAACTTCGCTCTCCTGACTTTATCACAACTTTATCAACTCTAGCATAACGCCTAACGAtgaagaatacaggagttgtactcCAGCATCTGTCCGGAGGGCCACGTAAAGTGACATGGTGGGGCAGATTTGTCTCATATGTCTTGAGCTTGGCACATGTGCttcacaaaaataataatgaaaaatactGGCAATATGTACCCACACACATCTATCACAGTTAAGAAAATGTGTTCCAACACAATAAAACATTCAAAACTATTAGGAAGGAGCTGATATCTCTTCCCCGCAAACATGCTGATTTCTCAACATGATAAAGATTGCCCAAAGCAGTCAGGCATTTTAGCCTGAATATTCTCCAACCTGGGCCCTTTTGTATGTTTTGGGCTATAATCCATCATTCCCTGATAACTGTCCATGCTATCTGGGGCTTAGGGAAGTTGTAGCTGAACACATCCAAAGGGCACTTCATTGAGGTCTGTCTTGGCTTAAGAATCAGAAACTTACTTGGAAAAAAGTAATCTCTCCCCAAAATACAGGATTCTTAGGATGTTAAATTTTGCTCCCACAAAATACTGGAAACAAAATTAAGTGTATTCTAGCCTTCCCCTACCCCCTCTATTTATTGATATCATCTAATGTGGTGCCTCAGGAATGATTGCCTGCCACATTGTTCACGTCTGCCTGGAATCTGAACATGGATCTCTTCCCTTGACTATttctgtgtccccccccccccccttttctgtatttttcatATTTCAGGATTGGAGGGGAAGTGCACTCTATGGTTTGGGATCCAAGTGGCGAGAGACTTGCAGTTATCATCAAAGGTAAAATGCACATAAGCAGTAGGTAGAAAAACATTCAGATCATCACTCATGTATATGCAAAATTATGGCCATAGAGCACAAcgcttggaaacattacttttttttatTACGGATAGCAAAGcccccaagtaaaaaaaaaataatacattttccaagctctgccaaATCCCCATATTGTCCTGCTCCAGAAAAATGGGATGAGATTGAACCCTCTGTTTTACCCTGCCCTGTTCAAAAGATGGCAAGCGCACCATCTGTAAGCTTAAGAGCATGAAAGGGCGTGCACTTCGGGGGCTTAAAATAACTCTTCTGTAATCTGCATTTAAAAGCATCTTATAATTCTCTCTAAAGCTGATACTTCAgggagaggggtgtgtgtgtgtccattcaGGCTGAGTCTTTATTGAATGTGTCTAAAATGCAATTCCAAATCAGGCCTTTTCTGAAAAGCATGGGAACAAGAGTTGATGAAGAGTGGTTTGTTGCAGTAATACAATATTCTGGCTGCAGTTTCTGCTTCCAGTTGAGAATAGATCTCTGTGGCTATGGGGGAGCCTTGCTATACTTCTATTTGGATGTTCACAGTGTAATTCTGTGCATATTTACTTGGAAGTGTGTTCCCCCTGGCAATTCGATAGAGCTTTCACCCAGTTTCGTGAGTTGCTTCACTTCTGCACTTTATGGGGACTGATATTGTACACAGCTGCTATTTTTGTAGCTTGCTGGATTTTATAGTATCTTTTacattaaaaaaggtaaaggttgtcccctgacattaagtccagtcatgtgtaactctggggtgtggtgctcatctccatttctaagccgaagagccggcgttgtccataaggTAGATGTGTCTGCGTGCTCTTTTGTTGTATCGGCAAAGCTCAGAATAAACTACATTATAAAAATGAGAGCCTGCCATCCAGATAAACATCCAATAATCTCCACAAGGATGAGAGCAATAATAATCACACAAATCATTGACTAACCTACTTCCATCTCAAGGTAAAATTGGTTTTTCTACTTTCTCCAGTGAGGTGTGCATGCAGATAATAGACCAAAAACTCTGATATCCTTAAAAGGTCTACTAGTTGTAGCCACATTAGTACATTCCTGCAGAATTCCTTTTTTCTGAAAACATGCTGTTTCTTTCAAGGACACCTGTCCTTTGGGAAGAAACAGCCATGGCTTCTTCCTAATAAGATACAGATACAATTCTCTCCATTTCTAGCTCAAACTGGGCAAGTTTGATTCTGGCCATTCAAGGGCTAAGAGATCAGGCAAAAGCCCTGTGAACTTCAGAGGCATTGAACTGTCCAAATTACTAGAGCCCAGCATTTCATACAGCAATTTCACAATATTGGCACAGACTTTCCAGGCATATTTTAAAGCCTATCCCAGCTTTAGCAATCCTTTGCCAATTTCAGCACAGAAAGAGCAGGTGTCAGAAATGCTTGAAAGTTTTCTGGATGAATTATCTGCCAAAGATTGTTGACATCTTAAACACTATAAGCTTAGAAGAGCAGAATTTGCAAGTctttggtggcacagcaggttaaactgctgactgaaaggttggcgttttgtatccggggagcagggtgagctcccgctgttaaccccggctttgaaaacatgcaaatgtgagtagatcaataggtaccacttcggtgctccatgcagtcatgccagctacataaccttggaggtgtctacggacaatgctggctctttggcttagagatggagatgagcaccaacccccagagtcggacacaactagacttaatgtcaggggaaacctttaccgtaTGCTGTTGActgtttcattcatttattttatgtcCTGCCTGTCATCCCATCTACAGGATTCCTGTAAATGTCACAATTTCTTACCTTTCGTTTCTCTTTTGGCAGGGAGTCGTGATTCTCCCAACAACCGGAGCATCATTGCGGTATTTCGCACCCGCAACAGCCCTGTGTTTGAACTCTTGCCCTGGTTTGTATTGCTATATTTTCATGGAATGGTTGCTCTTGGGTTAGAAATAAATTCACAAGTTTAACATTCTCTTGGGTCTTATACTATAGATGTCAACATTTTGGGCATTCCCGATTTCTCTGGGGAGCATGCAGGATTGCTGAAGTGTTTCCCCTTAGCCCAGGTGCAAAATGACAACATTCTCATTGAGATTTGCCAATTTTGGATGTTGAACAGAATGTTTTGCATAATTTGAGAGTGATGCAATGTCAGGCCCTGGAGCTTTGAACACTGATAATCTGGTTGATCCCACCCACCTTTGAGCGGAGACATGGGGCAGGCACTCTCATGTTAAGCTTATTTGAATTCATAAAGCTTAGAagcatgtcttttttttttaaaagggggggggggcacagtttTTTTCCAGGCTTCTAAATTATCCAGCTCAGGCCATGTAGTTCCATAGAGGAGTGTATGCTTTGAATACAGATAATCCAAATCAATACATTGCTATTTCTAGTTTAAAGCATCTTGGGAAGCACAAATAGAAAAACAATACTTTGAAGATCTCCTGCTATCCATAAGTAGAGGTCATCACTACTACCCATCTGTATACACATAGGGTAGTTGACACTGTCACTGTCCAATAGACCTGGGATCATAGGACTGTATTGTAAAACTATTTGACATAAAATCTTTCCCTAACTTTGTggccattgttttaattgtaataatGCTTATTGATATTTGTATATTATTCTTTAGGCATTTTATTGTCCTGTTATGTAAAAAATTGCTATTTTAATGCTTTGAAAATACAAATGCAACGAGACATCTTAAAACATAGATTCTTCCTCCTCCCAGCCTCTCTgtataccagtggttcctaacctgtggtccatggactatcagtggtccccaagaatgaaaatatagtcctccgtctcaccattactacaccgttgcctcaaaaacACGTGGCAATGAGAGAAActagtcttgtgaaaccctcttatagtgccgaggcaatgaggATGccgggaggggagaagctgactacccatgaaagattactacttactacatcagctctagattattaaatatagttttccgtgggtgagcagatggcaactactgggtggcatatgttctgtatcagaaactagagctgatgtggtctatccaatgccattttctgaatcagcaccccaaataaccaaaccaaatctaaagttgaccaaaagcagatttgtaaccctttgtgTACTAAGgttgtagagtggtccctggtcaaaaaaaggttgggaaccactgctgtatacagTTTGTGTCAAGATACTGTGATATGAGCCTGCTCCATACAAAAGAAAAGTGAACTTCTTATTTTTGTCTGGACTGTTTTGTTTACTTCATTAGATTTGTACAGATTTGAAATGTCTGTAATCAGGGAACAAA
This genomic interval from Anolis sagrei isolate rAnoSag1 chromosome 2, rAnoSag1.mat, whole genome shotgun sequence contains the following:
- the AAAS gene encoding aladin, whose product is MCSLALFPPPPAPGDVTLYEYNNALVSELSYENLPLPFQGQLENLPVPTLPKESLKAHSRLEHSTKPAFIHHRESLWKRCINAWRNIGVSGVLEELANVEEESDLDEETNGESWVDSAKELVLRWMKTGSRCTLTLFGWFSSPHGSFFPHLSLKKEDMIAKFSQAVDWAGCPIRAFAWHPHTSKFAVALLNDNIHVYNANSATVPTLKHRLQRNVASMAWKPLCASILAVACESCVLIWHLDPTSLSTRPSSGCAQVLSHHGHSPVTSLAWAPSGGLLLSASPVDTAMLVWDVSTENCIQLQWFGGGGVTYLAWSPDGSKVLAATPSAVFRVWEVQMWTCEKWPTIKGPCRTGCWSPDGSRLLFTVEGESVIYTLSFLEYSGEQKVQVGGSKTASIVADLSETTFETLYGEERIGGEVHSMVWDPSGERLAVIIKGSRDSPNNRSIIAVFRTRNSPVFELLPCGFLQGEDGAHPQLMAFHPCFKRGALLTVCWSTGKISHIPFFFVTAQFPSFTSEQSPLVTLGSRSSAREQPLFSEL